Proteins from a genomic interval of Treponema brennaborense DSM 12168:
- a CDS encoding PCMD domain-containing protein, which yields MKNDICFRRKMPVATLWLLLGAAFAAKATTAIEANAAVAVNTGEPAAAQIGVSAQTGVSAQTGVSAQTGVSAQTGVSAQTGVSAQTGVSAQTGVSAQTGAPYPVQFSVRGQTAPAVIDTEKRSVFVSVPYLSADGSVYPLAAAPVEAFALSADAAHTLPPVVDLRKPTFFTITTPAGESVEWYVSGGYQLPDSDFSNWHTERVSGFITIGTTECTEMTGTAGQSVWDNGNPAYAASGSKNWPTKRIELADGTYAAELTTRSILGIIASGNLFTGRVERDLSLSQLLGFTDKDGKALIDWGVPFEARPKGFRVKFKYDGKGDSCTIMATLENRSTGTRRFVGTAWYTGKTDGDTASEGIVSLSEPDGNGLRTLETAFIYGEPPQNADPLPEGAVQGNAAEDITHVNVVFASSARGDYFKGVKGARLIVKDFEFFY from the coding sequence ATGAAAAATGACATCTGTTTTCGGCGGAAAATGCCGGTAGCGACGCTTTGGCTGCTGCTGGGAGCGGCGTTTGCGGCGAAGGCAACCACCGCGATTGAAGCGAACGCCGCGGTGGCAGTTAACACCGGGGAACCCGCCGCCGCGCAAATCGGCGTATCAGCGCAAACCGGCGTATCAGCGCAAACCGGCGTATCAGCGCAAACCGGCGTATCAGCGCAAACCGGCGTATCAGCGCAAACCGGCGTATCAGCGCAAACCGGCGTATCAGCGCAAACCGGCGTATCAGCGCAAACCGGCGCCCCCTATCCGGTACAGTTCAGCGTAAGAGGACAGACCGCTCCGGCGGTGATCGATACCGAAAAAAGATCCGTTTTCGTTTCGGTTCCGTATCTGAGCGCAGACGGCTCCGTGTATCCGCTGGCGGCCGCACCGGTCGAAGCGTTCGCACTGTCTGCGGACGCCGCCCACACGCTTCCGCCGGTCGTCGATCTGCGAAAACCGACGTTTTTTACGATAACGACGCCGGCAGGAGAAAGCGTCGAATGGTACGTATCCGGCGGCTACCAGCTCCCGGACAGCGACTTTTCAAACTGGCATACGGAGCGGGTTTCCGGCTTCATTACGATCGGAACAACCGAATGCACCGAAATGACGGGAACCGCGGGACAGTCCGTCTGGGACAACGGAAATCCGGCGTACGCGGCGTCCGGCAGTAAAAATTGGCCGACGAAGCGTATTGAACTTGCGGACGGAACGTACGCGGCGGAACTGACGACCCGCAGCATACTCGGCATTATTGCAAGCGGCAATCTGTTTACCGGCCGGGTCGAACGGGATTTGAGCCTTTCACAATTACTCGGATTTACCGATAAGGACGGAAAAGCGCTCATCGATTGGGGCGTTCCGTTTGAAGCGCGCCCCAAAGGTTTTCGCGTAAAATTCAAATACGACGGAAAGGGCGATTCCTGCACGATTATGGCCACGCTCGAAAACCGGAGCACGGGAACCAGACGCTTTGTCGGAACGGCCTGGTATACGGGCAAAACGGACGGAGACACCGCGTCGGAAGGAATCGTTTCATTGTCTGAGCCGGATGGAAACGGACTGCGTACGCTTGAAACGGCGTTCATTTACGGAGAGCCGCCGCAAAACGCCGATCCGCTGCCGGAAGGAGCGGTACAAGGAAACGCAGCCGAGGATATAACGCACGTGAACGTCGTTTTTGCTTCAAGCGCCCGAGGGGATTATTTTAAGGGCGTAAAAGGCGCCCGGCTTATCGTAAAAGATTTTGAATTCTTCTATTAA
- a CDS encoding glycosyltransferase, whose product MIIVLVIDQYDALNNGTTASARRFVENLRKCGHTVRILTSGEPGPDKYILPQMNIPIVSLLARKQGIIFSKAVPSVIREALTGADVVHFYLPFPLARAAEKIARKMRVPCLAAFHVQAENITYNIGLGNNQRAARFFYRFLYNYFYKRFTDIHCPTQFIADELKANGYPARLHVISNGVDGVFVPQEPIPHDTINLLMIGRLSPEKRQDIVIRAVRKSKYADKIRLHFAGQGPMLDTYVKMSKDMPHPPSFNFYTTNELLQLIRSMDLYVHASDVEIEAIACMEAFSCALVPVIADAPKSATVQFALDEKSLFKAGDPQSLAERIDYWIEHPEERKTLGERYAAAGEQYRVSVSVKKMEAVYGLLTERTKEPADEK is encoded by the coding sequence ATGATTATAGTTCTCGTCATCGATCAGTACGATGCATTAAATAACGGTACGACCGCGTCGGCGCGCCGTTTTGTGGAAAATCTGCGGAAATGCGGACACACCGTCCGGATTTTGACTTCGGGAGAACCGGGACCCGACAAATATATTCTGCCTCAGATGAACATACCGATCGTTTCCTTGCTCGCTCGCAAACAGGGAATCATTTTTTCAAAAGCCGTTCCGTCCGTCATACGCGAAGCGCTCACCGGAGCGGACGTCGTACATTTCTATCTGCCGTTTCCGCTTGCCCGTGCAGCCGAAAAAATTGCGCGGAAAATGCGCGTTCCCTGTCTTGCCGCGTTCCACGTACAGGCGGAAAACATCACCTACAACATCGGATTGGGCAACAACCAGCGCGCGGCGCGCTTTTTTTACCGATTTTTGTACAATTATTTTTATAAACGCTTTACCGATATTCACTGTCCGACGCAGTTTATCGCGGACGAATTAAAAGCGAACGGGTATCCGGCGCGGCTGCACGTTATCAGCAACGGTGTCGACGGCGTGTTCGTTCCGCAGGAACCGATTCCGCACGACACGATCAACTTGCTGATGATCGGCAGACTTTCCCCCGAAAAACGGCAGGATATCGTGATACGGGCCGTCCGCAAATCGAAATACGCGGATAAAATCAGACTGCATTTTGCCGGACAAGGGCCGATGCTCGACACGTACGTCAAAATGTCCAAAGACATGCCGCATCCGCCGAGTTTCAATTTTTACACGACGAACGAACTGCTGCAGCTGATACGGTCGATGGATTTATACGTGCACGCTTCCGACGTGGAAATCGAAGCGATCGCCTGCATGGAAGCGTTCAGTTGCGCGCTGGTTCCGGTTATCGCCGACGCGCCCAAAAGCGCCACCGTACAATTCGCACTCGATGAAAAATCGCTGTTCAAAGCCGGTGATCCGCAAAGTCTTGCCGAGCGAATCGATTACTGGATCGAACACCCTGAAGAACGCAAAACGCTCGGCGAACGGTACGCCGCCGCCGGCGAACAGTACCGCGTTTCCGTTTCCGTTAAAAAAATGGAAGCCGTATACGGCTTGCTCACAGAACGGACGAAGGAGCCGGCCGATGAAAAATGA